The Amycolatopsis mongoliensis genome includes a window with the following:
- a CDS encoding nuclear transport factor 2 family protein translates to MSHPTATADKLAVVETLYRYAAGLDLRDQDLLASAFAEDAVADFGPATKKAGQEYPPVEGRETIAAALSASLSHLDTTHSLSNPRVSLDGDQAHLEGIMACQHLPREDHSRHVLMTNRYDVDLVRRGEVWVIQRVTVDNAWTEGDPRVLAGI, encoded by the coding sequence ATGTCGCACCCCACGGCCACCGCGGACAAGCTCGCCGTCGTCGAGACCCTCTACCGCTACGCCGCAGGCCTCGACCTGCGGGACCAGGACCTGCTCGCCTCGGCGTTCGCCGAGGACGCGGTGGCCGATTTCGGTCCGGCCACGAAGAAAGCCGGCCAGGAGTACCCGCCGGTGGAAGGCCGGGAGACGATCGCCGCGGCCCTGTCGGCGTCGTTGAGCCACCTGGACACCACGCACTCCCTGAGCAACCCCCGGGTGAGCCTCGACGGCGACCAGGCACACCTCGAAGGCATCATGGCCTGCCAGCACCTTCCCCGCGAAGACCACTCCCGCCACGTCCTCATGACCAACCGCTACGACGTCGACCTGGTCCGCCGTGGCGAGGTGTGGGTCATCCAGCGCGTCACGGTCGACAACGCCTGGACCGAGGGTGACCCCCGCGTCCTGGCCGGCATCTAG